In the Arthrobacter sp. 31Y genome, one interval contains:
- the aztD gene encoding zinc metallochaperone AztD, giving the protein MPHHPTFMPPVPFARRRRLRAQPIAAVGLSALLLTSCAAPGGSAGNAVDATPSAASSPSAKEAGAPTPRLVYTHDAGISVLDATSLEQVGNAEMSGFNRLNPAGDGRHVFVSTGDSFRLFDAGAWTEPHGDHSHHYVAEPKLTELAFTADKAGHVVLHGGKTVLFNDGSGKVESFETSALAAAAEDAKLPSTDVYTTPEAHHGVAVELEDGKLLVTLGNEERRSGIAVLSAGKGQDRKEVVRNEECPGVHGEAVAANEAVVVGCENGMLIYKDGGITKVASPDAYGRMGNQSGSEKSPVILGDYKVDKAAELERPTRISLVNTETATLKLVDIGASYSFRSLGRGPAGEALVLGTDGGLRVIDPITGAITSTIPVVGAWEESTTWQDPRPTLFVQGSTAFVTEPANSTLHAVDLKTGTVKKSAQLEHVPNELTGIKG; this is encoded by the coding sequence ATGCCTCATCACCCCACCTTCATGCCCCCTGTCCCCTTCGCGCGCAGGCGCCGCCTCCGCGCCCAGCCGATTGCCGCCGTCGGACTCTCTGCCCTGTTGCTGACTTCCTGCGCAGCCCCCGGAGGCTCAGCTGGCAACGCAGTTGACGCAACGCCTTCGGCGGCATCGTCGCCCAGCGCAAAGGAGGCCGGCGCGCCGACGCCGCGCCTCGTGTACACCCACGACGCCGGCATTTCAGTTCTGGATGCGACCTCGCTTGAGCAGGTGGGAAATGCGGAAATGTCCGGGTTCAACCGCCTGAACCCCGCCGGTGACGGCCGGCACGTCTTCGTCTCCACGGGCGACTCGTTCCGCCTCTTCGACGCAGGCGCCTGGACCGAGCCGCATGGTGATCATAGCCACCACTACGTGGCTGAGCCCAAGCTGACTGAGTTGGCGTTTACGGCGGACAAGGCCGGTCACGTGGTGCTGCACGGCGGCAAGACCGTGCTGTTCAACGACGGTTCCGGCAAGGTGGAGAGCTTCGAAACCTCCGCGCTGGCCGCTGCCGCGGAGGACGCAAAACTGCCTTCGACCGACGTCTACACCACGCCCGAGGCGCATCACGGTGTGGCTGTAGAGCTTGAAGATGGCAAGCTGCTGGTGACCCTGGGCAACGAGGAAAGACGCTCAGGAATCGCAGTCCTTTCCGCGGGCAAGGGCCAGGACCGCAAGGAAGTGGTGCGCAACGAGGAGTGCCCAGGTGTTCACGGCGAGGCCGTAGCCGCTAACGAGGCCGTGGTGGTCGGATGCGAAAACGGAATGCTGATTTACAAGGACGGTGGCATCACCAAGGTGGCGAGCCCTGACGCCTACGGGCGAATGGGAAACCAATCGGGCTCAGAAAAGTCGCCCGTCATTCTCGGTGACTACAAAGTGGACAAAGCCGCGGAGCTTGAGCGGCCTACCCGGATCTCGCTCGTCAACACCGAAACAGCCACGCTGAAGCTGGTGGACATTGGGGCCAGCTACTCCTTCCGTTCGCTGGGCCGCGGACCGGCTGGAGAGGCGCTGGTGCTCGGTACTGACGGTGGCTTGCGCGTAATTGACCCGATCACCGGAGCGATCACCTCCACCATCCCGGTGGTGGGCGCCTGGGAAGAGTCCACCACGTGGCAGGACCCGCGCCCCACGCTCTTCGTTCAAGGCTCGACGGCGTTTGTCACCGAACCGGCCAACAGCACCCTCCACGCTGTGGACCTGAAGACCGGGACAGTGAAGAAGTCCGCTCAGCTGGAGCACGTGCCGAACGAGCTGACCGGCATCAAGGGCTAA